Proteins encoded together in one Porites lutea chromosome 2, jaPorLute2.1, whole genome shotgun sequence window:
- the LOC140926219 gene encoding uncharacterized protein, with protein MLFSFKRFDGSDENIHFYTGFQNSASYREFMTYVLCHAEDMSYWSPNVHGTLSNSVENTQMSSKSTGYTERALSKMDELFLTLVKLRFGLPLHHVANLFNISSSTVSRVFTSWINLLYFVLGSINFWLPKHVIQETMPDSFRKFPSTRVILDATEFNIQTPSSLLRQSQVFSQYKSTTTAKALLGIAPSGSVTFVSQLYTGGISDKEIPKQSGILSLLERGDNVMADRGFVINDLLEPLGCTLNIPPFLNNQGQFTED; from the coding sequence atgttgttttcatttaaacgATTTGATGGTAGTGATGAGAATATCCACTTTTATACTGGCTTccaaaattcagccagctacaGAGAATTTATGACTTATGTTTTATGTCATGCTGAAGACATGAGTTACTGGAGCCCAAATGTTCATGGGACCTTGTCTAATAGTGTTGAGAATACACAAATGTCTAGTAAGAGTACAGGTTATACAGAGAGGGCTTTATCAAAGATGGATGAACTTTTTCTGACCCTTGTGAAACTACGTTTCGGTCTTCCTTTGCACCACGTTGCTAACTTATTCAACATTTCTAGTTCCACAGTTTCAAGGGTATTTACATCATGGAtaaatttgctttattttgtgTTGGGATCTATCAATTTCTGGTTGCCGAAACATGTCATTCAAGAAACAATGCCCGATAGCTTTAGGAAATTTCCTTCAACAAGGGTGATCCTTGATGCCACAGAATTCAACATCCAGACACCTTCCTCTTTGTTGAGGCAATCTCAAGTTTTCTCACAGTATAAAAGTACCACTACAGCTAAAGCACTGTTGGGTATTGCACCTTCAGGTAGTGTTACGTTTGTATCTCAGTTGTATACTGGAGGCATATCAGACAAGGAAATCCCTAAACAGTCTGGAATTCTCTCATTACTTGAAAGAGGAGACAATGTAATGGCTGATAGAGGTTTTGTTATAAATGACCTCCTTGAGCCTCTTGGGTGTACTTTGAATATACCTCCTTTCCTTAATAACCAGGGTCAGTTTACAGAAGATTAA